The following coding sequences lie in one Halogeometricum rufum genomic window:
- a CDS encoding NUDIX hydrolase — translation MVVFAAGGVLERDDGRRCVLHRPRYDDWVLPKGTVEPGESLVETALREVTEEAQCDVALGPVAGRLQYDVAAGPKVVVFWRMSLVRERPFRANAEVDERTWFAPADACDRLTYDNERELLRRTLDER, via the coding sequence ATGGTCGTCTTCGCCGCCGGCGGTGTCCTCGAACGCGACGACGGGCGGCGGTGCGTCCTCCACCGACCGCGATACGACGACTGGGTGCTGCCGAAGGGAACGGTCGAACCCGGCGAGTCGCTGGTGGAGACGGCGCTTCGAGAGGTCACCGAGGAGGCCCAGTGCGACGTGGCACTCGGACCCGTCGCCGGCCGTTTGCAGTACGACGTCGCGGCCGGACCGAAAGTCGTCGTCTTCTGGCGGATGTCGCTCGTCAGAGAGCGGCCGTTCCGGGCGAACGCGGAGGTGGACGAGCGAACCTGGTTCGCGCCGGCCGACGCCTGCGACAGGCTCACGTACGACAACGAGCGCGAACTCCTCCGTCGGACCCTCGACGAGCGCTGA
- a CDS encoding DUF3426 domain-containing protein, which yields MLSSTMFRRKFIKATGATMLGGALAGCSGTSSGNTETGGGATETTSGADTTSEDTGTTSDGTGTESDDLGDLDSEILDDDPEGLQVASEELYEEASAVGLRGTVENTGDVPYESVEVEVTLQDDQGEVLYEFIDETEEEQMQTLEAGAEWEFDVVFEEAKMNEVRKYTVELDGDRAQSADDEPVGNETGNGTATGTSMNETTTTSS from the coding sequence ATGCTTAGTTCGACTATGTTCCGTCGAAAGTTCATCAAGGCGACAGGTGCGACGATGCTCGGAGGCGCGCTGGCGGGCTGTTCGGGCACTTCGAGTGGAAACACGGAGACAGGTGGCGGCGCCACGGAGACGACCAGCGGCGCCGACACGACGAGCGAAGACACCGGCACGACGAGCGACGGTACCGGTACGGAGAGCGACGACCTCGGCGACCTCGACAGCGAAATCCTCGACGACGACCCGGAGGGGCTTCAGGTCGCAAGCGAGGAGCTCTACGAGGAAGCGAGCGCCGTCGGTCTCCGCGGGACCGTCGAGAACACGGGCGACGTGCCCTACGAGTCCGTCGAAGTCGAAGTGACGCTGCAGGACGACCAGGGCGAAGTCCTCTACGAGTTCATCGACGAGACCGAAGAGGAGCAGATGCAGACGCTGGAAGCCGGCGCCGAGTGGGAGTTCGACGTCGTCTTCGAGGAGGCGAAGATGAACGAAGTGCGGAAGTACACGGTCGAACTCGACGGCGACCGTGCCCAGTCGGCCGACGACGAACCGGTCGGCAACGAGACCGGTAACGGCACGGCCACCGGCACGAGCATGAACGAGACGACGACGACGAGTTCCTAA